In the Afipia sp. GAS231 genome, CGCGTTTTCTTGACGTGAACCGGTATCCACTTCACGGGAAAACGCTAGCGTGGAAAACAGCCATGTCGACCTTGACCGTCAGCGACGAGCACGCCACAGCGACCCCGGCGAAAGTGATCCAGCCCGCCTGGGTGCGGGCGCTGCACTGGACCAACGCGGTCGCGATGGTGCTGATGATCATGTCGGGCTGGCAGATCTATAACGCCTCGCCGTTGTTCGGCTTCTCGTTCCCGCCCTCGATCACGCTGGGCGGCTGGCTCGGCGGCGCGCTGCTCTGGCACTTTGCCGCGATGTGGCTGTTGATGGTCAACGGCCTGATCTATCTGGCGCTCGGGTTTGCCACCGGCCGCTTCCGCAAGAAGCTGCTGCCGATCACGCCCGCGGGCGTGGTCTCCGATACCAAAGCAGCGCTGACCTTCAAGCTGTCGCACGACGACCTCAGCAAATACAATTCGGTGCAGAAGCTGCTCTACGCGGGAATTATCGTCGTCGGCATCGTCATCGTGCTGTCCGGCCTGTCGATCTGGAAACCGGTGCAGTTGCAATGGCTGACGGCGCTGTTCGGCGGCTACGACGTGGCCCGTTACGTTCACTTCATCTGCATGGCGGCGATTGTCGCTTTCATGGTGGTTCATGTCGCGCTCGCCCTTCTGGTGCCGAAGAGCCTGCGCGCCATGATCATTGGCCGGTAAGGGAGCAAGATCATGGGCCGCATGCGCAAACTTCTGATTCCGGGCGTCGACAAGAATCTGCTGGTCAGGGACGCCGCCAGGGCGATGCCGGACTTCACGCGGCGCCGCTTCATCACCGCAGGCGCCAGCCTCGGCGCGCTGACGCTGTTGACCGGCTGCGACGTCAAGGACAGTTTTTCCGCTGAGGAGATGCTGAAGCAGATTTCGAAATTCAACGACGGCGTGCAGGCCGCGATCTTCAATCCCAACGCGCTGGCGCCAACGTTTTCGGAAAAGGACATTACCAAGCCGTTTCCGTTCAACGCCTATTACGACATCGACGACGCGCCCGAGGTCGACGGCAAGAGCTGGAAGCTCGAAGTGCGCGGCCTCGTCGACAACAACAAGCCGTGGACACTGGAAGAATTGTACAAGCTGCCGCAGGTCAAGCAGATCACGCGCCATATCTGCGTCGAAGGTTGGAGCGCGATCGGAAGCTGGACCGGCACGCCGCTGCGCGATTTCCTGAAAATCATCGGCGCCGACACCCGCGCCAAATATGTCTGGTTCCAGTGCGCCGACAAGGACGGCTACAATTCGCCGCTCGACATGGCGACTGCGCTGCATCCGCAGACCCAGATGACGTTCAAGTTCGCCGACGAGATATTGCCGC is a window encoding:
- a CDS encoding cytochrome b/b6 domain-containing protein, which gives rise to MSTLTVSDEHATATPAKVIQPAWVRALHWTNAVAMVLMIMSGWQIYNASPLFGFSFPPSITLGGWLGGALLWHFAAMWLLMVNGLIYLALGFATGRFRKKLLPITPAGVVSDTKAALTFKLSHDDLSKYNSVQKLLYAGIIVVGIVIVLSGLSIWKPVQLQWLTALFGGYDVARYVHFICMAAIVAFMVVHVALALLVPKSLRAMIIGR
- a CDS encoding molybdopterin-dependent oxidoreductase encodes the protein MGRMRKLLIPGVDKNLLVRDAARAMPDFTRRRFITAGASLGALTLLTGCDVKDSFSAEEMLKQISKFNDGVQAAIFNPNALAPTFSEKDITKPFPFNAYYDIDDAPEVDGKSWKLEVRGLVDNNKPWTLEELYKLPQVKQITRHICVEGWSAIGSWTGTPLRDFLKIIGADTRAKYVWFQCADKDGYNSPLDMATALHPQTQMTFKFADEILPRAYGFPMKIRVPTKLGFKNPKYVLSMEVTNDYKGGYWEDQGYNSFSGS